From a region of the Trueperaceae bacterium genome:
- a CDS encoding PLP-dependent aminotransferase family protein — MDPAADSAATITATWRPGVIDLGPGHPSTDLLPLGLLRSAAQCALAADPSILQYGAEQGSERFRRHLAASLAAETGVATDPDALFVTGGASQALDILCTLYTRPGQTVLVAEPTYFLALRVFADRGLHVVPVPCDEHGPLPAELEAALASHRPALFYLVPIFGNPTGVTLTPERRAAVVELTAGTGTLVVADEVYRLLQFEGLPIASLAGAGREHVVSLNSFSKTLGPGLRLGWFSGPEAVIGRVGASGFLRSGGGLNPVVAALVGELLADGRFSDHVRDLRRAYAQRAGALAAALREHVPELAFDEPRGGYFIWARLPGVGAERLRGPAREAGADFAPGAAFSAGGGFSDHLRLSFSRYAPEELAEGARRLGMGLRAAVAG; from the coding sequence ATGGACCCGGCCGCCGACAGCGCCGCGACGATCACTGCCACCTGGCGACCCGGGGTCATCGACCTCGGCCCAGGGCACCCGTCGACCGACCTGCTACCCCTGGGACTGCTGCGCTCAGCGGCGCAGTGCGCCCTAGCCGCCGACCCCTCCATCCTCCAGTACGGCGCCGAGCAGGGGTCCGAGCGGTTCAGGCGGCATCTCGCGGCGTCGTTGGCGGCCGAGACGGGCGTCGCCACCGACCCGGACGCGCTGTTCGTAACGGGCGGCGCCTCGCAGGCGCTCGACATCCTCTGCACCCTGTACACCCGGCCCGGCCAGACGGTGCTGGTGGCCGAACCGACCTACTTCCTCGCGCTCAGGGTGTTCGCCGACCGGGGCCTCCACGTCGTGCCCGTTCCGTGCGACGAGCACGGCCCGCTGCCGGCGGAGCTCGAGGCGGCGCTCGCGTCGCATCGGCCCGCGCTCTTCTACCTCGTGCCGATCTTCGGCAACCCTACTGGCGTGACGCTGACGCCCGAGCGACGCGCGGCCGTTGTCGAGCTTACTGCCGGCACCGGCACGCTCGTCGTGGCCGACGAGGTCTACCGCTTGCTCCAGTTCGAGGGCCTGCCGATCGCGAGCTTGGCTGGCGCGGGACGCGAGCACGTCGTGTCGCTGAACTCGTTCTCCAAGACGCTCGGCCCCGGCCTGCGGCTGGGTTGGTTCAGCGGTCCCGAAGCAGTCATCGGCCGTGTAGGCGCGAGCGGCTTCCTCAGGAGCGGCGGCGGGCTCAACCCCGTCGTCGCGGCGCTGGTGGGCGAGCTACTCGCCGACGGACGGTTCTCCGACCACGTGCGCGACCTGCGCCGGGCGTACGCCCAGCGCGCGGGCGCACTCGCGGCGGCGCTGCGCGAGCATGTTCCCGAGCTCGCCTTCGACGAGCCTCGGGGCGGTTACTTCATCTGGGCCCGGCTGCCGGGCGTCGGTGCGGAGCGCTTGCGTGGCCCAGCGCGCGAGGCGGGCGCCGACTTCGCGCCCGGAGCGGCGTTCTCGGCCGGTGGGGGGTTCTCGGACCACTTGCGCCTGTCGTTCAGTCGTTACGCTCCGGAGGAGCTGGCGGAAGGCGCACGCCGTCTGGGTATGGGTTTGCGCGCCGCGGTGGCCGGTTGA
- a CDS encoding DinB family protein — protein MPIPTEVELLLESLDRNARVTRALLETLTMDDLEYSDGVGGFNIGQHLADIVNFRLSWLKRVSPEHAARVTDVTGETPTWLTVKSIAELQAAFDEGDAAMRSAVLDAMAAGRGFEGYYESHPAHLIQHCIVHDSHHRGQIAALLRQAGRPEDQRMALEDLSWAIWRE, from the coding sequence ATGCCGATACCAACCGAAGTCGAACTGCTCCTGGAGTCCCTCGACCGTAACGCCCGTGTAACGCGCGCCCTGCTCGAAACCCTCACCATGGACGACCTCGAGTACAGCGACGGGGTGGGCGGCTTCAACATCGGCCAGCACCTGGCCGACATCGTGAACTTCAGGCTCAGTTGGCTGAAGCGTGTCTCGCCAGAGCACGCTGCGCGCGTCACTGACGTGACGGGCGAGACGCCGACCTGGCTCACCGTCAAGAGCATCGCCGAACTGCAGGCCGCGTTCGACGAAGGGGACGCCGCCATGCGCAGCGCCGTGCTGGACGCCATGGCCGCGGGTCGGGGGTTCGAGGGGTACTACGAATCGCACCCGGCTCACCTCATCCAGCACTGCATCGTGCACGACTCGCACCACCGCGGGCAGATCGCGGCGCTGCTGCGGCAGGCCGGGCGGCCCGAGGACCAGCGCATGGCACTGGAGGACCTGAGCTGGGCGATCTGGCGCGAGTAG
- a CDS encoding 6-phosphogluconolactonase, whose product MPGEPVPVRELTVDSLPVAVYGSTEAMGLAAALAAREALTAAIAERGEANVILATGNSQLAFLHALRELDGIAWRRVRAFHMDEYLGLPAGHTASFPRFLHEHFLDHVPLGEFHPVPGDQDMAEENCRAYEALLRAHPADLVALGWGENGHLAFNDPPYAFFDDPHWVKVIELAEASRKQQVGEGHFPTLASVPTHAVTLTIPALLAAKQVLCIVPEARKVPAVQACLYGPVTEDHPGSVLRTVRHARLYLDPASAAGLR is encoded by the coding sequence ATGCCAGGCGAACCAGTACCAGTACGCGAACTAACGGTCGACTCCCTCCCGGTCGCCGTCTACGGCAGCACCGAGGCCATGGGGTTGGCCGCGGCGCTCGCAGCACGCGAGGCGCTCACGGCCGCCATCGCCGAACGTGGCGAGGCGAACGTCATCCTCGCGACGGGCAACTCGCAGCTCGCCTTCCTCCACGCGCTGCGCGAGCTGGACGGCATCGCCTGGCGGCGCGTGCGGGCGTTCCACATGGACGAGTACCTCGGCCTGCCGGCCGGTCACACGGCGAGCTTCCCACGCTTCCTGCACGAGCACTTCCTGGACCACGTGCCGCTCGGCGAGTTCCACCCGGTTCCCGGCGATCAGGACATGGCCGAGGAGAACTGCCGCGCCTACGAGGCGCTGCTGCGCGCCCACCCGGCCGACCTCGTGGCGCTCGGCTGGGGCGAGAACGGGCACCTCGCGTTCAACGACCCGCCTTACGCGTTCTTCGACGACCCGCACTGGGTGAAAGTGATCGAATTGGCCGAGGCGAGCCGCAAGCAACAGGTCGGTGAGGGGCACTTCCCCACCCTAGCCTCCGTGCCGACCCACGCCGTCACCCTCACCATCCCCGCGCTGCTGGCCGCCAAGCAGGTCCTCTGCATCGTGCCGGAGGCGCGCAAGGTCCCGGCCGTGCAGGCCTGCCTGTACGGGCCGGTCACCGAGGACCACCCCGGCTCCGTCCTGCGCACCGTGCGGC